One Archangium violaceum genomic window, AGGTGCGAACGGGTAGAGCAGGGTGACATGAGGCATCCAGCGCTGGACCTGGCGATCATGCACACGTCGGATCGCCTGGATGGGTGGCCAGACTTCGGCGGGCGGGATGAAGACGACCGCCGTGCGATGGGTCCACGCTGGATTGGCCATGAGCCATTCTCGCTGAAGCGTTGTCGGTAGCACATGGTAGCGTCCATCCCGTTGAGGCAATCGTTTTTCCTGCGATTTCGCCTCATCACCCGAGGGGGGCGGATGTCCACCGGGGTGACCCCGGGTCCACGAGCATCCAATATGAGTGCGATTTCGCGCCCTTCAAACCCCGGGCGGACATTCTCCTCAACGGCCAGGCCGTGTCGCCCACGGGACGGGCAGTCGACTCGCTCCTGGTGACACTGGAGCTGGGGACGCTGCGCAAGTCCATCCGGGTCACCGGAGATCGCCGGTGGGAACGAGGACTGCTCGGGTTGCGTTCCTCTCCGCCCCAGGCCTTCGTCCAGATGCCGCTCGTCTATGAGCGGGCCTTTGGCGGGACGGATGTGTCACACCCGGAGTTGCGTCACCAGGGTGCTGAGCTGCGCAACCCGGTGGGGGTGGGCTACCACAAGAATCCTGATGCCCAGGCGGCGGAGGGGACGCGTCTTCCGAACATGGAGGATCCCCGGCAACCCATCTCCGGATGGAAGGACACTCCACAGCCCATGGGGTTCGGTCCGGTCGGCCGGAGCTGGCAACCGCGCCTCTCCCACGCGGGAACCTACGACCAGCGATGGCTGGAGGAGGACCATCCCTTCCTGCCACGCGATTTCGATACGCAGTACTTCCTCTGCGCGCCTGTGGATCAGCAGGTGCCCTACCTCCGGGGCGGAGAGACCTTGCGCTGTACGGGAATGACACGAGAGGGCGCACTGGTGGCTCGTGTCCCCTCGCTGCGGTTCCCCGTCACCTTCCGGTTCGACGATCGGGACCAGTGCCTCGAGCCTCTCCTGGACACCCTCCTCGTCGAGCCGGATTCGCATCGGATGATGCTGACCTGGCGGAGCTCGGTTCCCCTGGGCAGGAAACCCGGGAGGCTGCGGGAGATCCTGGTGGGACATCAGCCGGTTCGCTTGCCACCCGGGCGAGGCGGCGGAAAGCGGCATTTCAAATCGCTCGCCGAGGTCGTGGCCATGTACCGGAAGAGCCAGCGAAAGGTGGGCCAGCGATGAGCACCATCCGGCTACACGTGACGGCCACGGGCATGGTGTGCCCGGTGGGGCTGAATGCCGCTTCGGCTAGCGCCGCCATGCGAGCGGGCCTGTCCGCCTTTGGGCGGCTTCCCTATTGGGACGATGCGCGCAAGCCCGTTACCGGTTCGGCGGTCCCAGTGCTGCCGCTCGACAGGGGACGCCACGAGCGGCTGGTGGATCTGCTGGCGATGGCGATCTCGGATGCTCTGGGCGGAGAGGCAGGGGCTGGGCTCGAACACGTTCCCCTGCTGGTGGCGGTGGCCGAGCCAGAGCGCCCCGGCAGCGGAGCGGACATCGCGGGCGAGCTGGTGGCCCGGGTGGAGCGTCGGCTCGAGCGGAGGTTCCACCCTCGCCTGTCGCGCGTGCTGCCGGGAGGTAACGCCGCTGGTTTCCAGGCGCTGGAGACAGCTCGGAAGTGGGTGATGGAGCGCCGGGCCGATGCCTGCCTCGTCTGCGCGGTGGACTCCTTCCTCAACGCCCGCTCGCTGCTCTGGTTGGAGGAACACGGGCGTCTGAAGACCCGGCGCAACGCAGACGGTGTCATTCCCGGAGAGGCGGCGGCGTGCGTCCGGGTGGAGGGCCACATGGGGAGGACTCGCCAGCCGCTGGCCACGCTCGTGGGATTGGGCTTCGCCCGGGAGCCTGCCTCGGTACTCAATGAGGAGCCCCTCCGCGCGGACGGGCTGGTGCGGGCCGGGCACGCCGCCCTGGAGGAGGCCGGGCTGAGGATGCAGGACATGGACCTGCGCCTGTCGGATATCTCGGGGGAGTCGTATGGCTTCAAGGAACAGGCACTGGCGCTGACACGCCTGCTGCGGGTGAAGCGGGAATCCTTCCCGTTGTGGCTGTGTGCCGAGTCCATCGGGGAGGTGGGAGCCGCGGCGGGGCTCTGTCAGCTCGTGCGGGTGACGCAGGCCTATCAGCGGGGCTATGCGCCCGGAGAGCGCGCGATGTGCTTCACCAGCAGTGCATCTGGAGAGAGGGCGGTGGCGGTGGTGCAGCGGCCGAAACAAGCTGGGGAGGGACGCCGATGAGCGGCAAGGTGTATGCGAACGGGAACGAGGTGGTGAGGAAGGGCGGCGCCGGGAAGGTAACGGCGGCCTTTCCGGACGTGTGCATGAGCCCGCCTCCACCGCCAGCGGGCCCCGTGCCAGTGCCGTACGCGGACAGCTCCTCCGCGAACGAGCTGAAGGCGGGAAGCCGGACGGTGCAGATCGCCAACAAGGAGGTGGCTCTCCAGGACGAGTCCTACTACCAGTCCTCTCCGTTGGGGAATGAGGCGGCGACGAGGAGCTTCGGGGCGAGCGTGGTGACGCATACGCTCACCGGGAAGACGTACTTCGCCTCGTGGTCGATGGACGTGAAGGTGGAGGGAAAGGGGGTGGTGCGGCACATGGACCTGACGACGTCGAATCACGGGAGCTACCCGGGAGCGACGCCGCCGTTCCCGAACCTGTCGGAGGCGCAGATCGCGCAGGCGCAGGAGCTTGCCCAACAGCGGATGAAAGAGGGGCAGTGCCCCTGCTGCGGGAAGGACACCTGCCCAGCGGCCTTCAAGGAGGACGATGAGCCGCTGACGATGGAGGAGTTCTATAGGGTGGACATTGATACGTCCCGGCGGGAGTATTTTAAATTGCTGATGGAGGACAAGCAGAAGCTCTGTAAATGTAATGGCCGGGTCTTTCCCGAACCCCCCTGTGATGTATTCAGAGCAAGTGAACGCG contains:
- a CDS encoding PAAR-like domain-containing protein, giving the protein MSGKVYANGNEVVRKGGAGKVTAAFPDVCMSPPPPPAGPVPVPYADSSSANELKAGSRTVQIANKEVALQDESYYQSSPLGNEAATRSFGASVVTHTLTGKTYFASWSMDVKVEGKGVVRHMDLTTSNHGSYPGATPPFPNLSEAQIAQAQELAQQRMKEGQCPCCGKDTCPAAFKEDDEPLTMEEFYRVDIDTSRREYFKLLMEDKQKLCKCNGRVFPEPPCDVFRASERGGQRRKDIEAAWGKEIRQYRESYERMTGVRLKSAADFLDEFLHDTGRPQALRATTKMTKRELEALEQLEKHQKPHDAQLLKDARDYKKLSTKAKKLERINHLVPKEASGCPTSPNNLQPQQTLCRVCQAIDDFFTEEWQGR
- a CDS encoding DUF2169 family type VI secretion system accessory protein, which encodes MSVAHGSVHPVEAIVFPAISPHHPRGADVHRGDPGSTSIQYECDFAPFKPRADILLNGQAVSPTGRAVDSLLVTLELGTLRKSIRVTGDRRWERGLLGLRSSPPQAFVQMPLVYERAFGGTDVSHPELRHQGAELRNPVGVGYHKNPDAQAAEGTRLPNMEDPRQPISGWKDTPQPMGFGPVGRSWQPRLSHAGTYDQRWLEEDHPFLPRDFDTQYFLCAPVDQQVPYLRGGETLRCTGMTREGALVARVPSLRFPVTFRFDDRDQCLEPLLDTLLVEPDSHRMMLTWRSSVPLGRKPGRLREILVGHQPVRLPPGRGGGKRHFKSLAEVVAMYRKSQRKVGQR